The Gammaproteobacteria bacterium region TAACGATTTTTCTGTCGCATGGCTTGTTGTTTTTCTCGGGCCCAGTCGCGCTCTTTCTCAGTTTGTCGTTTATCGTGTTGTTTTTTACCATGGGCTAGAGCAATTTTGATTTTGACGCGTTGCTTAACCCAATACATAGAGAGTGGAACGGCTGTGTAGCCTTTGCGTTCAACAGCTCCAATCAATTTATTGAGCTCTGATCGGTGTAGAAGGAGCTTTCGGGTGCGCGTTGGGTCTGGGTTCACATGCGTGGAAGCGCTGAGCAAAGGGCTGATATGCATACCTACGATGAAGGCTTCGCCGTTTTTAAGAAGGACGTAGCTTTCTTTGAGCTGAGAGCGGCCCGCTCGGAGGCTTTTAACTTCCCAGCCTTCGAGTGCAATGCCTGCTTCGTAATGCTCTTCAATAAAGTAGTCATGTAAGGCTTTTCTATTGAGCGCAATGCTATTGTCGGGCTGTTTCGCTTTTTTGGTCATTTCAAAGTGCTCTGGCACGGTCTAAAAGTGTTATTGTATCAATAATTACGGTACAATAACACTCCACAGTAGAGATGGTGCGAGAAATATGCCAGATGTTAAAAAATCCAAAGTTGTGCCTTTTACGCCCGCGCAAATGTATGCCTTGGTGAACGATATTAAACGATATCCGGAATTTGTTCCGTGGTGTCAGCGCAGTGAATTATTGAGTGAAACTGAAGATGAGATCAGAGCGAAACTTCATTTTTCAGGTGGGGGTTTTGAGAAATCTTTTACTACTTGTAATCGCTTGCAAAAAGATAAAATGATTGAGCTGCGATTGGTTGATGGACCGTTTAAACATTTAGAAGGGTTTTGGCGATTTGATCACAATGAAAATGGTGGATGTGTCGTAGTATTGGATTTGGAATTTGAATTTTCAAACAAATTGCTGAGTTTGGCTTTTGGTCCGTTTTTTCATCAAGTTGCGAATTCCTTAGTAGATGCATTCACAAAACGTGCAGAAGAAATCTATGTCTGATTTGATTCAGGTTGAGATTTGTTATGTAAATCCTCAAGAACAATTTCTAGTATCAGTAGCCGTGCCAGACAATAGCACAGTACGATACGTTATCGAAAAGTCAAAAATTTTAGAGCATTTTTCTGAGCTTAAATTAGATAAACTTGTAGTGGGAATTTTTGGTCAAAAATGCATACTCGATACAACCATCAATGAAGGTGATCGAGTTGAAATTTATCGTCCACTCACTATTGACCCAAAAGTCGCGAGACGATTGCGTGCGCATAAGAAAAATCTAAAAAATAAATTAGTATGATTTAGTGCACAATTTTGACAAGTCTATCGTGTTCAAAAACGAGAGTAAGATTTTTCTTTTCGAAGTGTTTTTTGCGACTGGAACTGGTGTAAACATAATGCCAGCAGCGAGTGTCAAAAGTATTGACTACGACAGGCTCACCCATGATGTCGTTTACTTGATCACGAGTCATGCCTAATCTGAGTTGGCTAACACTGTCTGGATGTATAATATTTCCTTGGTCAACCGGGACGTCATATCCAATAGGGATATGATCACAGCTTGTTATGCACACTGATAAAGCCAAAGCGGCTATTGAATATGTCAGTTTCCTTAATGTTTGCATTGCTCTTTATCCTCATTAACAATGGTAATTTCACTGGATTGTATTCTACCAACAAAGTGAGTAGCATACCAGTCGATGATGATTTTTCAACTGGAGTAAAATTCTTAACCGGGAGATGCTGTGTGGAAGCGCCGAAAAAAAAGCATGAGCTGCAGAATGCAGGATTGAAAGTAACTGTCCCTCGCATTAGGATTTTAGAGATTTTGCAAAATGCAGAACGTCGCCACATGAGTGCTGAAGAGGTTTATAAATCCTTATTAGAAAGTGGTGAGGATGTGGGGTTGGCAACCGTTTATAGAGTGTTGACACAATTTGAAGCCGCAGGATTAGTTCAACGGCATAATTTTGAAAGTGATCATGCAGTATTTGAATTAGATCAGGGTGAGCATCACGACCATCTTGTTTGTGTAGAATGTGATTTCGTTGTTGAGTTTGTTGACGAAGGTATAGAAAAAAAACAATCTGAAATTGCTGAGAAATCTGGCTTTTTAATGACGGATCATGAATTAGTGATTTACGGAGTCTGCAAAAAGTGTAGAGAGAAGTCTAAATAGTTTCTGCATTCGTTAATAAATTTTCTGCGTGTGCAATAGCATTCGAAGTAACTGTTAAATCCCCCAACATCCTGGCAAGTTCTTTTGCTCTTTCTTCGCGATTTAAAGGAGTGATATTCGTTGTGGCGGATTTTTTATCACTACTTTTACTTACGTATAAGTGATTATGCCCGTTTGCAGCAACTTGTGCTAAGTGAGTGATGCATAAAATTTGTGATTGAGTTCCGAGTTGACGAAGTAGTTTACCAACAATTGAGGCGGTTGGGCCTCCAATGCCTACATCGACTTCATCAAAAATCTGCGTAGGAATAGTCATTTTTTGTCCGGTCGCAACATGAATTGCTAAACTGATCCTCGACAGTTCACCGCCCGAAGCGACTTTTGATAATGGACTCAGTGGTTGGCTTGGATTGGTACAGACTGAAAACTCGATATCATCAAGACCTTCTACGCGAGGTTGGCTATTTTGGTCAGCGTGAATTTCAATTTTGAATGTTCCACCGCCTAAGCTTAATTCTTGCATTTGTGTGGTAATGACTTTGCTGAGTTTAACTGCTGCTTTAATACGACTTTCGCTTAATTTTTGGGCAGCACGCTGATAATTAGTATTAAGTGTTTCCAATTGTGCTGTGAGTTCTGCAATCCGCTCTTCTGTATGTATTAATGAATGAAGGCGTGCTTGCAAAGTATTTTGTAAGGTGTGTAATTCATTAGGTTTAATACGATGTTTTCGAGCAAGATGATGAATTTTTTCTAAGGATTTTTCGACTTGAGAGAGTCTTTGTGGATCTGGTTCTAATGAAGCTAATAAACGCTCTAACTCAGAATTCGTTTCGTGCAATAGCATAGAGGCATTGTTTAGCATTCCTAATAAATTATCGAGTTGAGGCAGTAATTTTTTTTGTTCCTGCAATGCATGTTCGATGATATACAATTTATCGAGTAAATTTTCTTCATCATGTTGGCTCAGTAATTGATGTGCTTGATTTAGATGTATTAACTGCGAATCTACGGCAGCTAGCTGACGTTGCTCCAGATCTAATAATTCGTAAGTATCTGCTTTTAAATCACAGTCTTCTAATTCAGCAATGTGCTCATTGAGTAAAGTAATTTCGGAAGTGTGATCTTGTTGATTGTCCCGAATACTTTTTAGTTCGTCGTAGGTTTTCCGCCATGCATGGTAAAATGTTGAGACTTGATCAAGCAGAGCAGGGTGATTCGCGTAATTATCGACGAGTTGTCGTTGATATTGGCGCTTAAGTAAAGCTTGGTGTTGATGTTGTCCGTGAATGTTGATCAATAAATTAGCAAGCTCTTTAATTTGTTGTAAAGGGCAATTCACAGTGTTGATACTGGCGCGTGATCGGCCATCACTCGTAATGACACGACGAATTATACATTCCTCATCACTTGTTAAGTCATGCGAATTTAACCACTCAAACGCAGGTGAATTTTTATTGACAGAAAATAGTAGTGTAATTTCACATTGCTCAGCGCCTTGACGTACGATCATATTTTCAGCACGTTGACCTAAAGCGAGTTCGATCGCATCGAGAATAATCGACTTTCCAGCGCCCGTTTCTCCGGTAATTGTGGTCAGACCTGAATGTAAATCCAAGGAGAGATGATCAATCAGTACAAAATTTTTAATGTCGATATGATTTAACATTAGCCTTTCCAATGTAGTTTTGTGCTTAAGGTGTAAAAATAATTGTAATTCATTGGATGAATTAGTGTGAACGTATTTGAGTGCCTAGTGACAGTAATATCTGCACCTATAGGAACAGGAATGCGTCGTTGTCCATCGTGACTGATTTGAGGAATAGTATAATTGCTATCACTGATATGAATTCGAACATTGCTATCACTTTTCACAACAATCGGCCTACTACTGAGTGTGTGTGGACAGAGTGGTACGAGTACGATGGCATCTAAACTAGGATGTAATATGGGTCCGCCTCCGGATAATGCGTATGCCGTAGATCCTGTTGGTGTAGCAACAATCAAACCATCGGCACGCAAGTTGTAGGCGAAATAATCATTGATGTATAAATCAAATGTAATCATTTGTGCTTTATCGCCGGGTAGCAACACAAAATCATTGACAGCTATCATGGCGCCTTCGTGTTGGCTATCGTGTTGTACTTTAGCTTGAAGTAGAAATCGATCTTCTGAAATGTATTGGCCAGAAAGTACTTCAAGAATCTGATTTAGGTCATCGGGTGCAATATCTGTTAAGAAACCCAAAGTACCTCGATTGATACCTAGCACCGGTAAATTTTGATCGGCGCCTATTCTTGCGGCACCTAATAAGCTTCCATCACCACCCACAACCATTATTAAATCCGCGACTTTATTAAGCTGTTCTTTATGTACATTTGGTAGGGTGCTATCTGGCAATAGTGCGGCCGTTAAACTTTCTAACACCACAGCGTAGCCCTGTTTTTCTAGAAAACAAATGATTGTTTCGAGTGTTTCACTAATGCCTTCGATCCGTTGTCTGCCGATGAGGGCGATACGCTTGAAGGGCTGTTGCGTTGTCATTTTGATGCCTAGTGTTCCCTTGTAACAGAGTGTTGTTCCGCAGGTAAGTTTAGCTCTATATACAGATGCCGTAAATACTCGGTGCTTTTTAGTTGACATACCCTAGTCTGCTGTATATACTTAAGGTATATACAATGTGGAGCTAACCTATGCAACATACTAAGGTTTTTAAATCAGGCAACTCCTGGGCTGTGCGGCTTCCTAAGAATTTTGGCTTCTGTGATAAAGAGGTCGAAATTTTTAAACGCGGAAATGAGGTGGTTATTCGCGAAATACGCCATAACTTAAAGGACGCATTTACATTGCTGACCCAGTTGCCAAAGGATTTTTACGAAGAAGGCAGAGTAGACATCCCTCCTCAAGAAAGAGAGTTTTAAAAATGGCTTTGCGTTACCTCCTTGATACTAATATTTGCATTTATATTGCTAAAAAGACACCGGCTACTGTTCTGAGTCGATTTGAACAACTCTCTATAGGAGAAGTTGGGATGTCCACCATAACGTATGGGGAGCTTATTTTTGGTGCTCAAAAAAGTCAGCATCCCAAAAAAACGCTACATATACTCGAAGAATTAGCTGGCTTAATTCCACCTCTCCCTATCTCAACGGATACAGGGAAAATCTATGGAAAAATTCGCGAGACACTAGAAACAAAAGGAAAAATAATTGGCAACAATGACCTTTGGATTGCTGCTCACACCTTATCATTGAATGTAACGTTAGTAACAAATAACATGAATGAATTTTCAAGAATACCTCATCTTAAATTAGAGAATTGGGTTAGTACTTACTGAGGGGCTTTTTTGAAAAATATTACATGCAAATTCACGTCTATTACCTAGTTAGGGATGATTACCATTTATTTCTAAACACACCAATACCTAATTTTAATAAAGCAATGCATCACATCGATGGTCTATATACCCAACGTTTTAATCGGGCTCATAATACAGATGGATCTTTTTTAAAGGGTGATAATGGTATTGGCTTAGGGTTAACTCAGTGAACTTAGATTCATGGTAAGGCTCAGCTGAAATTCAAGAAAAAATGACAATAAACACGGTCGAAATGTTTAAGCGGCTCCGATTATTGGAATTGAAACAATGTTTCCATGAACTATTAGCGCGAAGGATCAAGTAACAAAAGTGTTAATGAAATTGTGTATTGACGAATGCATCGATCATTGTTATACAAGCGAATGTAGTTGTTTACGTAACTTGATTTATAGACCATCTTTAGGTCTTTACCTCAAATTATCAGTTCTACTATCAAGTAAGGCTGACACCTTTTTGCAAAGGACTAAAAATTACCGATATTAGTTTATTCGTGGAGAAAAGGAGGGGTTAATGAGAAAGGCACAGTTACCTGATGAATTTCCGCAGGATACTCCCTTGAGTACATTTAAAGGAAATCCAAGCTACACAATGATTTATACTGTCGAAGACCATCATGTTCAACCTAAGGTTATAAAATTGACAGCCGAGATACATCTATTTATTAAGAACATTTACGAAAAAATAGCAGTCATCAAACGCCAGCTCAATGAATCCCAACGCGGCGATTTAGACTACTTTAGAGCAGCTTTAGCAATTGTTGACTTAATGGCTCTTTATTCAGAAAATATTAAATTGCATTATAGAGTTGGCGCCGACTTAATTTCTATTGTTGTTATGCTAATGTATAAATTTTCCGAATCTGTAAAAAATAGAAATAAAGAAATAATACACGATGCAGGGTGGCCATTATTTGATATATTAGCGTTTTTAACCTTTGCTCATGAGAATCACAATGGAGGCACCCCCCATTTTGTATTACAACAAATGCTGCAGCCAAAAATGATTGATGAAATCACGGGGCAAATTCGATCTGTTTTGCAACAAATTTATGACACTGAATCCAGGATTCAAGCAGCGAATAGTGATGCTCCTCTTCACCCGACATTTTTAGCGCACCCCGCGCTCTTGCAAGACATCCTAATATTGCAAAAAGTCATCGACGCGGGCATTCAGCAAGATGAGGATGTCTCAGTAAAAGCAAATGAATTACGTGAGTCAATCAAGCAGCATCAATTGAAAGCCAATATCGTACATATTCATTTTTTTTGCATCACTGTAAATAGCTACTATTCGCTCCAAAAAATACTTCTATTTATTAAAGAAGCTCAGTGCATCCCAGATTTATCATCACCTGAGTCTCAATCAGCTTTTCTTCAGTGCTTGGTTCTGATTGGCGAATATATGTCGCACCGTAGGTTATGCAACAAATTTCGTGATTTTTATCCAGCTTTATCGTGGGAAACATACCAAGTCATTCGTGATTGTCTTCAGCATCCTGAAGAAAATGACAACGAACATATCTATCGATTATTAATTCAGGCAAAACTAAGTGACGACATTACACTGAATAACCTTCAATCAGAGCTTTCAGAGCTGGGCAATGCTATTACTGCCGTGATTGAAAGAGAGTACAAAAATCCTTCTCAGAGCTTTTATAATCGATACCTTGCTCAATATGCTGCTGAGCAAGAAACTGAAAGGTATTCATTCACGGAGGACGAAAAACAACTCTTTTTAAGAAATATAAAAGATGATGCTCAGCCTAATTTGAAAGATATATGGCGAAACATCCTTCAAGGTAGTGACAAACTACCTGAAGACACAAAAAAACTTGGTCAACTAAAAGCTACTCTGAAAAAACCCGATGATCTTAATAAAGATATACGATGTAAGTGCGAAAATATCATTTCAAACAGACTTGACGATATCGAGTATTTAAATATTCATCTTGACATTAGTCTACTAAATGACCGGCCTATTGAGCGAATTAAAGAAAAATTAAAAGAGATTCTCAATATTAATAGGGAGAAAGAAATATCCAATAACGATAAAGCATTCTTAAGAAGACTACTTCCCTCGGTAAACTACGGAGATAAACAAGAAGAGTACAACGCCTGCTGTATAATCCTAGATAAAATAGTAGATTTGAATAATAAGGGTTCTAATATTCTTTATCCACGGCAATATAAAGTTTTCAGGCAATGCGCACTATTCTTGAGCGACGAGTCACGATGGAGCATGCTGCTGACAAAAGCAACAGTTTTACCTACGGTCGATGAATATATCAATTTATGTAGCTGCTTAAAGGAAGCTAAAAGTAAAAATCTAGTAGTTAATGTAATGTTTGATTGTTTTAGTGTTCAGATTGTCGATATTTATGAAATAATACATAACAATCTATTAGGCAGACTAAATCTAAATTGGTTACGCGTCATGCCCTCTGAAGATTTGAGTGTGTTTCGGCAAATACTAGATAAAAATCCCCTATTGAGCATTAGATGGTTGAAAATTCTAAGCAAAGAAATATCCTACCCAGATCATAAAACCTACTGTGACGATTTGAATATTATTAAAAGCACTTGTTCAAGCGATATTAAAGAGTTCGTTCGAATATCTACGCTTTTAAAGCCGATTTCTGCAAAAATACCTGCAGCAGTTAAACTCCAGCAGATGTTCCAATCACCCCGAGAGCCTCGCAGAATATCAAAATTACAAAAAATTGAAATAGCCATTCAGCAATTAAGGGTCATACAATCTTTTGCTCGTCAAAGAATTTACGACCAAAAATTTACAGAATCTATCGTACAAGGTATTTTTTCAACGGTAAACGCTCAACTAGACTTCGAAAGAGCAATCAACCCAACATATCAGCGGTTTTTGATGAAGCGTGAACGTATTTATCAAGAAACTGCTCTGGAAGCAAAACGTACTGGAAAACCGATTGCGATGCCTTTAAAGCGTATCGAAGCCTTATACAACGATACTGTAGTAGAAGACCCCCGAGAGAGAGATTCAAGAGAGCGAATGTTTAAAAGCTCTGATAAAACAATTCGTCAGGCATATAATGACCAACCAGGCAAAGTATTACCTGAAATCGTCGATCACGACCCTGCTTTTAAGCGTGCAGCTGAATTTCACCTAACTCGCGGCCTATCTTTACTTAAAAGCATTATTAAGTCTGTTGATCTATCAATTGCACCTATGTTGCGTAAAAATTATTTAGTGATCAAAAAAGCTCGAAATGATATAGTTCATGGTGATTATGTAAGGGAATCATTGGGAAAAAATTTAAATGACATCTTAATCGAACTGATAAAATCAATTGAATATATTCTCAATGATTTAGAAACTATAAAGAAAACAAATCTTTTGGTACCTAAGTATACTCATCTATCACAAAACTCTCTGCACTCTTTTTTTGGCGGCATCAACGCAAAACTTCCTAGAATCATCCTGAGTAAAATCTTCAGTTATTTATATCATAATGAATTTAAGTACGTGGTACCATTAGTTTGCAAGATATGGCGAGACACACATTATTCTGAAGTCTATAAATCTACCTTAAAATTAAAGTGAGCACTTATAATAATTGCCTAGGTTAAAGAAAGATCAGTTTCAGTATGGAACATGTGCTAACTTATTCAAGTGACATGCTTTGGTTGACGGGAGGAGGGGTGTGCATCTTACTGATAGGCCGTCTGACCTCAGTGCAAAACTAAGTGTTTCCAGAGAAGCCAAGCTTATTCCACCTTGAATTTTGTCAGCTTTCCGACAATTTCGCAATCCATTGCGGAAAAGTCTTGACAATTTCGCATTATGCTGCATAATTGTCAGATGGACAGGATTCAAAAAAGTGCAATCATTAAAGACCTAGGGCGTAAAATGGTGCTTCTGGCAGGGCCACGACAATCGGGAAAAACTTGGTTAGCAAAAAATATTGCGGATGAAGTCGAAGATTCAGTGTATCTCAATTATGACCATGGAGCAGATCGAGAAATCATTCAATCTGAATCGTGGCTTGCTAAGACGTCATTATTAGTGCTCGATGAAATACATAAAATGCCTGGCTGGAAAAATTATCTTAAAGGGGTTTATGACACCAAGCCTATTGAATTGAAGATACTTGTCACTGGAAGCGCGCGGCTCGATATTTATCATCAAGCAGGTGATTCTCTTGCAGGCCGCTACTTTTTGCATCATTTAATGCCACTCTCACCAGCAGAGCTCAAACAAACACATTACCCATTTGATATTGATCGTTTTTTAGAGTGGGGCAATTTTCCCGAGCCGTTTTTGGCAGAAACACCCCTAGATGCACAGCGTTGGCGTCAACAATATGTCGATAGTTTAATACGGGGTGACGTACTTGATTTTGACGAGATTAGTAACATGCGCGCTATGCAGCTTGTTTTTGATTTTTTAAAACGACGTGTAGGTTCACCGATTTCTTATACCTCTATTGCAAATGATGTTGGCATATCGCCCAACACAGTTAAAAGATATATTCAAATTCTTGAAGCGTTGTACATTGTATTTCGTGTCACCCCGTATTCAAATAATATTGCCAGAAGCCTTGTCAAAGAACCAAAGATCTATTTTTTTGATACGGGCCTTGTAGAAGGTGACGAGGGCGTGAAATTCGAAAATTTTGTCGCCATATGCTTGCTTAAGCATATTTATTG contains the following coding sequences:
- the smpB gene encoding SsrA-binding protein SmpB, which encodes MTKKAKQPDNSIALNRKALHDYFIEEHYEAGIALEGWEVKSLRAGRSQLKESYVLLKNGEAFIVGMHISPLLSASTHVNPDPTRTRKLLLHRSELNKLIGAVERKGYTAVPLSMYWVKQRVKIKIALAHGKKQHDKRQTEKERDWAREKQQAMRQKNR
- a CDS encoding type II toxin-antitoxin system RatA family toxin, coding for MPDVKKSKVVPFTPAQMYALVNDIKRYPEFVPWCQRSELLSETEDEIRAKLHFSGGGFEKSFTTCNRLQKDKMIELRLVDGPFKHLEGFWRFDHNENGGCVVVLDLEFEFSNKLLSLAFGPFFHQVANSLVDAFTKRAEEIYV
- a CDS encoding RnfH family protein; the protein is MHSQNVQKKSMSDLIQVEICYVNPQEQFLVSVAVPDNSTVRYVIEKSKILEHFSELKLDKLVVGIFGQKCILDTTINEGDRVEIYRPLTIDPKVARRLRAHKKNLKNKLV
- a CDS encoding outer membrane protein assembly factor BamE, producing MQTLRKLTYSIAALALSVCITSCDHIPIGYDVPVDQGNIIHPDSVSQLRLGMTRDQVNDIMGEPVVVNTFDTRCWHYVYTSSSRKKHFEKKNLTLVFEHDRLVKIVH
- the fur gene encoding ferric iron uptake transcriptional regulator: MFALLFILINNGNFTGLYSTNKVSSIPVDDDFSTGVKFLTGRCCVEAPKKKHELQNAGLKVTVPRIRILEILQNAERRHMSAEEVYKSLLESGEDVGLATVYRVLTQFEAAGLVQRHNFESDHAVFELDQGEHHDHLVCVECDFVVEFVDEGIEKKQSEIAEKSGFLMTDHELVIYGVCKKCREKSK
- the recN gene encoding DNA repair protein RecN, yielding MLNHIDIKNFVLIDHLSLDLHSGLTTITGETGAGKSIILDAIELALGQRAENMIVRQGAEQCEITLLFSVNKNSPAFEWLNSHDLTSDEECIIRRVITSDGRSRASINTVNCPLQQIKELANLLINIHGQHQHQALLKRQYQRQLVDNYANHPALLDQVSTFYHAWRKTYDELKSIRDNQQDHTSEITLLNEHIAELEDCDLKADTYELLDLEQRQLAAVDSQLIHLNQAHQLLSQHDEENLLDKLYIIEHALQEQKKLLPQLDNLLGMLNNASMLLHETNSELERLLASLEPDPQRLSQVEKSLEKIHHLARKHRIKPNELHTLQNTLQARLHSLIHTEERIAELTAQLETLNTNYQRAAQKLSESRIKAAVKLSKVITTQMQELSLGGGTFKIEIHADQNSQPRVEGLDDIEFSVCTNPSQPLSPLSKVASGGELSRISLAIHVATGQKMTIPTQIFDEVDVGIGGPTASIVGKLLRQLGTQSQILCITHLAQVAANGHNHLYVSKSSDKKSATTNITPLNREERAKELARMLGDLTVTSNAIAHAENLLTNAETI
- a CDS encoding NAD(+) kinase; translated protein: MTTQQPFKRIALIGRQRIEGISETLETIICFLEKQGYAVVLESLTAALLPDSTLPNVHKEQLNKVADLIMVVGGDGSLLGAARIGADQNLPVLGINRGTLGFLTDIAPDDLNQILEVLSGQYISEDRFLLQAKVQHDSQHEGAMIAVNDFVLLPGDKAQMITFDLYINDYFAYNLRADGLIVATPTGSTAYALSGGGPILHPSLDAIVLVPLCPHTLSSRPIVVKSDSNVRIHISDSNYTIPQISHDGQRRIPVPIGADITVTRHSNTFTLIHPMNYNYFYTLSTKLHWKG
- the vapB gene encoding type II toxin-antitoxin system VapB family antitoxin, with translation MQHTKVFKSGNSWAVRLPKNFGFCDKEVEIFKRGNEVVIREIRHNLKDAFTLLTQLPKDFYEEGRVDIPPQEREF
- a CDS encoding type II toxin-antitoxin system VapC family toxin, with the protein product MALRYLLDTNICIYIAKKTPATVLSRFEQLSIGEVGMSTITYGELIFGAQKSQHPKKTLHILEELAGLIPPLPISTDTGKIYGKIRETLETKGKIIGNNDLWIAAHTLSLNVTLVTNNMNEFSRIPHLKLENWVSTY
- a CDS encoding ATP-binding protein translates to MDRIQKSAIIKDLGRKMVLLAGPRQSGKTWLAKNIADEVEDSVYLNYDHGADREIIQSESWLAKTSLLVLDEIHKMPGWKNYLKGVYDTKPIELKILVTGSARLDIYHQAGDSLAGRYFLHHLMPLSPAELKQTHYPFDIDRFLEWGNFPEPFLAETPLDAQRWRQQYVDSLIRGDVLDFDEISNMRAMQLVFDFLKRRVGSPISYTSIANDVGISPNTVKRYIQILEALYIVFRVTPYSNNIARSLVKEPKIYFFDTGLVEGDEGVKFENFVAICLLKHIYCKIDYDAEKYRLHYLRTRECQEIDFALTRDDKVIQLVETKLSDTDIDKSLFYFHKKYNLPAIQIVKNLKLERRKGDIEVLKAINFLQNLRL